The genomic window ACAAGGGCATCTCGAAAACGCCCTCCCTGATCGCCACCGATGGGATCCTACTGTTGGTCAGCGACGACGGGATTGCAGTTTGTATCGATCAGGAAAGCGGCGAAGGGCTGTGGAAGCAACGACTCGGCGGCGGTTTTTCGGCCTCGCCGATCTTGGTCGGCCAGCGGTTGTATCTGACCAACGAAGCTGGCCTAACCACGGTGCTTCGAGCCGGCCGGAAATATGAGAAAATCAGCGAAAACGATTTGCAAGAACGCACGTTGGCTTCGGCCGCAGTAGCCGAGGGAGCGATTTTTCAGCGCACCGCCAAGGCCCTGTATCGCTTGCAAACGGGCACGTAGCGGGCGGTGCAAGGGCGGGGGCGGAGCGTTTAACCCGTAGCCGTAGGCGCCGTCGCGGGCTGCCGCGGATGTTTGGATTTCCAATCGATGCACCTAACCTGATTACTTCGATTGCGACGTTTTTCCCGACAACGCCTGCGCCTGCGGAGCCTGTCTGACGTAGGGGTGCGTGCGGAGCGGTTCGAGGCTCCTGCGGCTACGGGTTAAACGACTGCGCCGCGGCCACGGGCTGGTAGGGGGATGTTGTTAAACGGCAACAGCCAAATGGATTGCAACGGGGGCGGAGCGTTTTAAGACGACTACGGCGCAGTCGTTTAACCCGTAGCCGTAGGCGCCGGCGCGGGCTGCCGCGGATGTTTGGATTTCCAATCGATGCACCTAACCTGATTGCTTCGATTGCGACGTTTTACCCGACAACGCCTGCGCCTGCGGAGCCTGTCAGACCCAAGGTGCGTGCGGCGCGGTTCGAGGCTCCTGCGGCTACGGGTTAAACGAGCTGCGCCGCCGGCGCGGGCTGCCGCGGATGTTTGGATTACCAATCGATGCACCTAACCTGATTGCTTCGATTGCGACGTTTTTCCCGACCACGCCTGCGCCTGCGGAGCCTGTCTGACGTAGGGGTGCGTGCGGAGCGGTTCGAGGCTCCTGCGGCTACGGGTTAAACGAGCTGACCGCCGGCGCGGGCTGCCGCGGATGTTTGGATTACCAATCGATGCACCTAACCTGATTGCTTCGATTGCGACGTTTTTCCCGACAACGCCTGCGCCTGCGGAGCCTGTCAGACGCAAGGTGCGTGCGGCGCGGTTCGAGGCTCCTGCGGCTACGGGTTAAACGAGCTGACCGCCGGCGCGGGCTGCCGCGGGTGTTTGAATTACCAATCGATGCACCTAACCTGATTGCTTCGATTGCGACGTTTTTCCCGACCACGCCTGCGCCTGCGGAGCCTGTCAGACGCAAGGTGCGTGCGGCGCGGTTCGAGGCTCCTGCGGCTACGGGTTAAACGAGCTGGCCGCCGGCGCGGGCTGGTAGGGGGATGTTGTTAAACGGCAACAGCCAAATGGATTGCAGCGGGGGCGTATGGAGACTTGAACACTGAATTTCCTTCGATTCGGCTCCGCGTCCTCTGGCGTAACCTAAGCTGTACCAACAGGAGCGCCCCAACCGATCATGATTTACGTTCAAAACCTGACAAAAACCTATGACGACCTGCAACGTGGTCGGTTCGTCGCGGTCGATCGCGTCTCGTTCACCGTCTCGCCCGGCGAAATCTTTGGCCTGCTTGGGCCCAATGGTGCGGGGAAGACAACGGTTCTGCGGATTTTAAGCACCGTCCTACGTCCCACCTCGGGGACTGCCCGCATCCACGGCTACGAAGTCGACGCCGATCCGGCGGAGGTTCGCGGCTTGATCGGTTTCGTCAGCAATAACACGGCGCTCTACGACCGCATGACTGCTTGGGAAACCGTGCAGTACTTCGGCCGCCTGCACGGCATGGCCGCCGAACCGTTGAACGAGCGCCTGGAAGAACTGTTCGAGCAGTTGCGGATGAACGACTACCGCGACGTACCGGCCGCCAAAATGTCGACCGGAATGAAACAAAAAGTCTCCATCGCGCGAGCGTTGGTGCATGACCCGCCGGTGCTAATCTTCGACGAAGCGACGCTGGGGCTGGATGTGATGGTCGCACGAAATTTACTGCAGGTCGTCCGCAATTTGCGTGAGGCCGGCAAGTGCCTGATTTTTTCCACCCACATCATGCGCGAAGTTGAACGGCTGTGCGATCGGGTGGCGATCATGCATCGCGGCCGGATCCTCGATACCGGCACCTTGGATGCGCTGCGCGAGCGGCATGACGAACACGACGTGGAAGATCTGTTCTTTGGATTGCTCTCCCGTCACGAACAAGAAGACTTGTCGGAGGCCGCTTCGTGAATCGTTCGGAGACCCATCGCCCGCGACTGAAAACGGTCGCCATGATCTACCTGCGCGAAATGCGCGACCAGCTGCGTGACCGACGCACGATCTTTACGATCGCCATCCTGCCGATGGTGCTATATCCGTTGGTGGGCACGCTGCTCCTGCAGATCGCTCAATTCACCCAACAACACGCTCCCAAAATCTGCCTAATCGGCACCGAAAATCTGCCTCAACAGCCCGCGCTGGTGGTCGATGAGTTGCTGCACGAGCGGTATCACGAATCCCGCGGCAACGCTCGCTTCGAGTTCTACGAATGGCGGCAACTGGCCCGCGAAGACGCCGTGGCAGAAATCGCCCAAAGGTTCGTCCGAGACGAACACTACGATGCCGTGCTGCTCGTTCCCCCGGAATTCTCGATCCGCTCCATCCGCTCGAACGACGACGCCGATCCATCCGCTGACCCTTCCGACATCCACTCGGTGCACATCGTCACCGATCCCGGCTCCGACGGAGCCGCCGTTGCCGTCGATCGTATCTATACCGTGCTGGGCGAATGGCGCAACGATATTGTCGCCCAGCGGTTGGTCGACAGCGGCATCGAACAACATCAAAACATCCTGAAACCGTTTTCGGTCGAAAAGTCGGTCACCGAAGCCGAAGGTGGCAACACGATGCTGTGGAGCAAGCTGTTGCCGTTTGTGATGCTGATCTGGGCCATGACCGGTGCGTTCTACCCGGCCATCGACCTGGTGGCTGGCGAAAAAGAACGCGGCACCCTGGAAACGTTGCTGTGCAGCCCGGCGCTGCGAAGCGAGATCGTGTGGGGCAAACTGGGCGCGGTTACGACCTTCAGCACACTCACCGCTCTGCTGAATGTGTTCAGTATGATGGTCACCAGCTCGCTGATTTTTCGCCAGATGGGACTGGGCGCCGCCGGCGGCAGCTTCGGCCCCCCGCCGATGGCTTCGATGATGTGGTTGCTGCTGGCCCTGTTGCCGCTGTCGGCATTGTTCAGCGCCTTGGCGTTGGCCGTCGCCGCTATGGCGCGCAGCAGCAAAGAGGGACAGTATTACCTGATGCCGCTGATGATGTTGGCCCTGCCCCTGGTGCTGTTGCCGATGATGCCCGGCATGAATCTGAACACCGGCACGGCCCTGATCCCGGTCTCGGGAATGTTCCTGCTGGTCCGCGCCCTAGTCGAAGGTCAATACCTGCTGGCCCTGATGCACCTGCCGATGGTTGCCGGTGTGACCTTTGGTTGCTTGTGGCTGGCGACGCGTTGGGCACAGCGACAATTTGAAGACGAATCGGTGCTGTTCGGCGGAACCGATCAATGGGAATTGCGATCCTGGGTGCGGCACCTGTGGCGCGACCGCCAAGCAGTACCGTCTCCGGTGCAATCATTCGCCTGTGGAGCGGTGATTCTGGTGGGATTGTTCTTCGGCAAACTGATGGTCAGCGAAATGCCCAACGGTTTGGGGGGCCTGACGAAACTGATTTTAACACCGCAAATCGGCCTGATCCTGGCGCCGGCCGTGTTGATGGCGATCGTGATGACGACTTCGCTGCGGCAAACCTTCCGAGTGCGAATGCCCCACTTGGCCGCGCTGCCGATCGCGCTGTTGCTGGGAGTGAGCCTGCATCCCTCTTACGTCACGCTGGGACAGTGGATCAGCGATATCTATCCGATCAGCGAACAGACGCAGGCCGCCATGAAGCCGATGACCGACATGATCGGTTCGGCTCCTCTGTGGAACGTGATCCTGCTGTTCGCGCTGGTGCCGGCGATCTGCGAAGAATTGGCGTTCCGCGGATTCATCTTCAGCGGCTTGATTCGCGGCGGCGGTCGGATGCGAGCCGTGGTGGTGACGGCGGTAATGTTCGGCGCCTCGCACGGCTTGCTGCAGCAGTCCCTGGCCGCCACCGTGATGGGTTTGCTGCTGGGCTGGATCGCGCTGCGAACCGGCAGTTTGCTGCCCTGCCTGCTGGTGCACTTTACGAATAACGCCTTGTCGGTGACGCTGCCCCGGATTCCGCAGATGGGCTGGAGCGGTGCGGATTTGTTTGTCACCGTGGCGGCCGACGGATCGGCGACCTACCAGCCGCTGTGGGTGGTGATGGCCTCCGGCTTGGCCTTCGCCTGTTTGACCTATTTCTATACGCTGCGTTCCACCGCCGACGAGGAAGCGGGCGAGTTGGAAGTGGCGGACAGC from Roseimaritima ulvae includes these protein-coding regions:
- a CDS encoding ATP-binding cassette domain-containing protein is translated as MIYVQNLTKTYDDLQRGRFVAVDRVSFTVSPGEIFGLLGPNGAGKTTVLRILSTVLRPTSGTARIHGYEVDADPAEVRGLIGFVSNNTALYDRMTAWETVQYFGRLHGMAAEPLNERLEELFEQLRMNDYRDVPAAKMSTGMKQKVSIARALVHDPPVLIFDEATLGLDVMVARNLLQVVRNLREAGKCLIFSTHIMREVERLCDRVAIMHRGRILDTGTLDALRERHDEHDVEDLFFGLLSRHEQEDLSEAAS
- a CDS encoding ABC transporter permease subunit/CPBP intramembrane protease; the encoded protein is MNRSETHRPRLKTVAMIYLREMRDQLRDRRTIFTIAILPMVLYPLVGTLLLQIAQFTQQHAPKICLIGTENLPQQPALVVDELLHERYHESRGNARFEFYEWRQLAREDAVAEIAQRFVRDEHYDAVLLVPPEFSIRSIRSNDDADPSADPSDIHSVHIVTDPGSDGAAVAVDRIYTVLGEWRNDIVAQRLVDSGIEQHQNILKPFSVEKSVTEAEGGNTMLWSKLLPFVMLIWAMTGAFYPAIDLVAGEKERGTLETLLCSPALRSEIVWGKLGAVTTFSTLTALLNVFSMMVTSSLIFRQMGLGAAGGSFGPPPMASMMWLLLALLPLSALFSALALAVAAMARSSKEGQYYLMPLMMLALPLVLLPMMPGMNLNTGTALIPVSGMFLLVRALVEGQYLLALMHLPMVAGVTFGCLWLATRWAQRQFEDESVLFGGTDQWELRSWVRHLWRDRQAVPSPVQSFACGAVILVGLFFGKLMVSEMPNGLGGLTKLILTPQIGLILAPAVLMAIVMTTSLRQTFRVRMPHLAALPIALLLGVSLHPSYVTLGQWISDIYPISEQTQAAMKPMTDMIGSAPLWNVILLFALVPAICEELAFRGFIFSGLIRGGGRMRAVVVTAVMFGASHGLLQQSLAATVMGLLLGWIALRTGSLLPCLLVHFTNNALSVTLPRIPQMGWSGADLFVTVAADGSATYQPLWVVMASGLAFACLTYFYTLRSTADEEAGELEVADSCEHDPGLQPVLSGNL